The following are encoded together in the Jaculus jaculus isolate mJacJac1 chromosome 3, mJacJac1.mat.Y.cur, whole genome shotgun sequence genome:
- the Bsx gene encoding brain-specific homeobox protein homolog, translating to MNLNFTSPLHPASSQRPTSFFIEDILLHKPKPLREVAPDHFASSLASRVPLLDYGYPLMPTPTILAPHAHHPLHKGDHHHPYFLTTSGVPVPALFPHPQHAELPGKHCRRRKARTVFSDSQLSGLEKRFEIQRYLSTPERVELATALSLSETQVKTWFQNRRMKHKKQLRKSQDEPKAADGPESPEGSPRGSEAAAAAAAAAEARLSLPAGAFVLTEPEDEVDIGDEAELSSGPHVL from the exons ATGAATCTCAACTTCACCTCCCCTCTCCATCCAGCGTCTTCTCAGAGGCCCACGTCCTTCTTTATTGAAGACATTTTGCTGCACAAGCCCAAGCCACTGAGGGAGGTAGCCCCCGACCACTTCGCCAGCTCTCTGGCCTCTCGAGTACCTCTGCTAGACTATGGCTACCCCCTCATGCCCACACCCACCATCCTGGCTCCTCACGCCCATCACCCTCTGCATAAGGGAGACCACCACCATCCTTATTTTCTGACCACCTCGG gggTGCCGGTTCCAGCGCTCTTCCCGCACCCCCAGCACGCGGAGCTGCCAGGGAAACACTGTCGCCGCCGCAAAGCTCGCACGGTTTTCTCCGACTCGCAGCTCTCGGGGCTGGAGAAGAGGTTCGAAATCCAACGCTACCTGTCCACGCCCGAGAGGGTGGAGCTGGCCACCGCCCTCAGCCTGTCCGAGACACAG GTGAAAACGTGGTTCCAGAACCGTAGGATGAAGCACAAAAAGCAGCTGAGGAAAAGTCAAGACGAACCCAAAGCAGCGGACGGGCCCGAGAGCCCCGAGGGCAGTCCCCGCGGCTCcgaggccgccgccgccgccgccgccgccgccgaggcTCGGCTGAGCCTGCCCGCCGGCGCCTTCGTGCTCACCGAGCCCGAGGACGAGGTGGACATCGGGGACGAGGCGGAGCTCAGCTCGGGGCCGCACGTGCTCTGA